A stretch of the Streptomyces sp. NBC_00078 genome encodes the following:
- the atpB gene encoding F0F1 ATP synthase subunit A, with amino-acid sequence MSDNGCGFPAPGLHSFLFKPIATVGGYEFNKVMLLALITTLLVIVFFSAAFGKAKVIPGKLQMVGEAGYDFVRRGIVYETLGKREGEKYVPLMVSLFFFIWIMNIWSVIPLAQFPVSSVIAVPMVLAAIVWFTWVSLTFKRHGFVGFFKNITGYDKSLGAVLPLVMVIEFFSNLFVRPFTHAVRLFANMFAGHLMLVMFTVASWYLLNSYMIPAAGVSFVMTVIMILFELFVQAVQAYVFVLLACSYIQGALAEHH; translated from the coding sequence ATGTCCGACAACGGGTGTGGCTTTCCGGCTCCGGGCCTGCACTCGTTCCTCTTCAAGCCGATTGCCACGGTGGGGGGTTACGAGTTCAACAAGGTGATGTTGCTCGCCCTCATCACGACTCTTCTCGTCATCGTTTTCTTCTCGGCAGCCTTCGGTAAGGCCAAGGTGATCCCGGGCAAGCTGCAGATGGTCGGCGAGGCCGGTTACGACTTCGTGCGCCGCGGAATCGTCTACGAGACGCTCGGCAAGCGCGAGGGCGAGAAGTACGTCCCGCTCATGGTCTCGCTGTTCTTCTTCATCTGGATCATGAATATCTGGTCCGTGATCCCGCTGGCACAGTTCCCGGTGTCCTCGGTCATCGCCGTCCCGATGGTTCTCGCCGCGATCGTCTGGTTCACCTGGGTCTCCCTGACCTTCAAGCGACACGGCTTCGTCGGTTTCTTCAAGAACATCACCGGCTACGACAAGTCGCTCGGCGCGGTGTTGCCGCTCGTCATGGTCATCGAGTTCTTCTCGAACCTGTTCGTCCGCCCGTTCACGCACGCGGTACGACTCTTCGCCAACATGTTCGCGGGTCACCTGATGCTGGTGATGTTTACCGTCGCCTCCTGGTACCTGCTGAACAGCTACATGATCCCGGCCGCCGGCGTCTCGTTCGTGATGACCGTGATCATGATCCTCTTCGAGCTTTTCGTGCAGGCTGTTCAGGCGTATGTCTTCGTACTCCTGGCCTGCTCGTACATTCAGGGTGCTCTCGCCGAGCACCACTGA